Below is a genomic region from Vicia villosa cultivar HV-30 ecotype Madison, WI unplaced genomic scaffold, Vvil1.0 ctg.000098F_1_1, whole genome shotgun sequence.
ATATGAAAAAATATTCGAACATGATTTCACAAATGAAATTGTGAAATTATTAAAAGATAGAATGTTGATATATGTACCTTATATGATGAAATCTAGTTAAGAGTAAACATTATGAGAATAATAGATTCATACGTCTTGTTCATCCAAAATGCCAAGTTCTCTTCGAATCTTGAagaaaggttctttggcaagcggttttgtaaaaatatctgcTAGTTGATTATGTGTATCAATAAATGAAACTTCGACGTCTCCTTTTAGAATTTGGTCTCGTAGGAAGTGGTGTCGTATGTCAATATGTTTGGTTATTGAGTGCATggccggattctttgtaatattgatCGCACTTGTGTTGTCACACTTTAGAGGAATACACCCAAGATTTACACCGTAGTCACTAAGTTGTTGTTTTAACCATAAGATTTGAACGCAAcaacttcctgctgcaatgtattctgcttCAGCTGTGCTAAGTGCTAAACATGCTTGTTTCTTGCAtgaccatgatactaatgcatttcctaAAATGTGACATGTTCCGCTCGTACTTTTACGATCAATTTTGCAACCTGCATAGTCCGCATCAAAATAACCAAGTAAATTACATATactaccttttggataccatagaccGACATTTTTTGTTCCATTAAGATACTTCATAATTCTTTTTACCGCCATGAGATGAGATTCCTTCGAATTTGCTTGAAAGCAGGCACATAaataaacactaaacattatgtcaggacggcttgccgtcaaatataaaAGTGAACCAATCATACCTTGATATTTTGTAATATCAATAGAGACACCAGATTCATCTTGATCTACATATGTACTAGATCCCATAGGAGTAGACATTGttttacaattatccatatcGAATATTTTCAACAATTCTTTGCAATACTTGGATTGGTTGATGAAGATGCCGTCCTTTAATTGCTTGATTTGTAATCCAAGAAAGTAATTCATTTTACCCATCATGGACATCTCACATTCTCCTTGCATTATTGATGAGAATTCTTCACATAATTCTTTGTTTGTTGAACCGAATGGACGTTTGGGAGACAAATGCCATGTTTAAGCAAGCATTTTGAAGGTTTAGTCTTATTGTAAcaccttgactaatatcaccaatgattttatcaattggatggtctctatgagttctccattccttAGGTATATCATTGATATTTGACTCTTGTTGAATAGGTTCTACTTGATTCTCATTGTTGACTTTAGAAGTTTCTCCTTGAGATTTCGTTTGATTTTCATTGTTAATTTTAGAAATATCTCAGTGATTCTCTGATTGATTCTTATTATTCATCTTGGAAGAATATTCTTGAGGAATTACTACtatatcttcatcatcatcattacaaaTAATATCCTCCTTGGAGGGAttagattcatcaaaagatacatgcatagattcttcaatttttaaggttcttttattatatattctaaaagctttactagaaagagaataactaAGAAaaataccttcgtcggatttttCATCAAACTTAGCAAGATTTTCTTTGTCATTGTttaagacaaaacacttgcatcCAAAGATGTGAAAATAAGCAATATTTGGTTTTCTTCCTTTGAATAGTTCATATGGAGTTTTCTTTTAGATAGGTCTAATATTAACTCTATTACTTACAAAACATGTCGTGcttaccgcatccgcccaaaaatatttaggaagatttgaatcgctaagcattgttcttgcaagttccacaagTGACCTATTCTTTCTTTCCACTACTCTATTTTGTTGAGGAGTCCTTGGTGCCGAGAAATTATGAGATATTCCATGTTCTTcgcaaaattcttcaaacgaagcattttgaaattctccaccatcGTCACTTCTTATGGAGGCAATTGTTAGTGACTTCTCATTTTGAATTTGCTTTGCATATTTCTTGAATTCTTTGAATGCATCATTTTTCTGCACTAAGAAGAATGTCCAAGTATATCTAGAGAAATCGTCAACAATAACTAAGgcatatacattacctccgagacttcttgttcttgatggaccaaataagtCCATGTGTAACAATTGTAGTGGCCTTGTAATGGACaccacattcttagatttgaaagttgattttgtttgtttccctttttgacatgcatcacaaagtcgatctttgacaaactttatcttaggcaaTCCAATGATAAGATCATGTTTGATTAATTTATTCAAATGTCCCATATGAATATGAGCAATTCTTttgtgccaaagccatgagtcattaTTGTTTTCCATGAGACATTTCaccttcaaagataaatcatcaatagaaaacataaatatattattaattctttTACCTTTAAGTTTAACCTCATGTGTGACTCCGTCTTATATCAAGCATTCATCTTTAGTGAACTtgatcttgaatcctttgtcacATAATTGGATAATACTAAGAATAttgtgctttagtccttcaacataaagaacatcttcaatggatgtgaaaggtggtgcaccaactttgcctatgCCAAGAATCTTTCCTTTATTGTTATCTCCTTAAGTAACATAACCGTCGGCCTTAAGCTTTAGATTTGAAAATTTGTTGATGTCTCCCGTCATATGATTGGAACAACCACTATCGAGATACCATATATTTGATGTGGTCTccaagcatacctacaaaacaaattaagttttgttaggtacccaaattgcTTTGGGTCCTTCAGAATTAGTACCTTTCTTTACCCACACATAATTCTCACTTGCTACACTAAAGTTATTAACATAAAAAGCATTAAGTGTATGGCCACTTATACCATAATAGAAACATGTAGGAACAAAGTTACTTCTAAATCTATGATGGTAATGAACCACTTTAGGCTTGTTAACTTTCTCTTGGGATGTTTGGTCACTAGCCTtaacaaaaatagttttgttACAAACTTGGTTTTGAGAAATTTGAATAACCAAACCCACTTTTATCATTATAATATCTTTGTTGACTAGGGGCACCCTCTaaaccaatttgtcctttttcatatctttctaggactctctttaattggacaatttgaaaagaaagtgattcatAATTATTACATGTAGATTTTTGTTCTTCTTTATCAACATATTGTTTCTTATCAACCTCTAAATCTTTTTGCATAGTATCCATTTTTTCTTcaagagatttgatttgtttctctTGTGTTGATACGGTTCTACATaatattttgcattcattcaataGTTCGTTTATCGCACCTTGTGCATCATTACCATAaatggaaaattcattactaaccttaTTATCCTCATCATTGAAATGGTGTGAAGCCATTAATTctagatttgcactttcgtcactatcggagtcggATGATGAACTTATCTCATTGTCTTCCCATGCAACATAGGGCTTTTTATTCTTGAAGTACTTTTTGCCTTTGACACCACCACTATTGGAAAGTTTAGGACAATTTGGTTTTATATGACCTTGCTTGCCACATTCATAACATGTGACATATTGTGTTGAAGTGGAAGCCTCCTTTTTCCTGAAATGTTTCTTACTTTTTACATGAGAGGATTTATCATTTTTACCAAAGAACTTACCAAGTCTTTTAACAAGGAGCATGAAATTTTCATCTTCCACCGGTGGATCATCATACATTGAATCTACTTTCAAAGCGATGCCTTTAGGTTTTGTATCTAAACTTTCATGCTTTTaaagtcttccgagttctgtttcgtattcttgaagttttccgaaCAATGTTGCGGAAGTCATTTTAGTTAAAGTCTTCTTCTCGGATATTGCTGTAACCTTTGGTTGCCATTCTCTGGTTAAGGATCTTAGGACTTTAAGATTTTGTTCCTCGGTAGAGAGTTTCTTTCCAAGAGTGTCTAGATGATTTACTAAGTGAACAAATCTCTTTTGTAAATCAAGAATGGATTCTCCGGGCTGCATTCTAAATAACTCGTATTCTTGACTCAAAGTATTTAATCGAGATCTCTTAACTTTAACtgttccttcatgagtttctactaaCGTATCCCATATTTGTTTAGCTGTTGTACATGCCGAAACACGAAAGAACTCGTCCATGCTAAGTtctccttgaagaagattgatagcctttttgtcagcaagaactttCTTTCTATCGTTATCGTCCCATGAAGCTTTAGGTTTATCTGATCCAACACCATTGACGACAGTTACAGGAACAAAAGGACCTTCtaggacagcctcccatacttcttctccttgtgcttttAAGTGAGCCTTcatacgaattttccaaaagtaaAAGTATTGTCCACATAACAATGGAGGTTTTTTGTTTCTACCAGCGTAACCGATTACAGCCTCAAATTTTTTCATTCTGGGCCTCTGACTTTTGCTGTTTGCGtaactgtaaccggttacgcccaggcctgtaatcggttacactgtgtcatttttgtttttttatattatatgttctatttttttcttttaaagctAGTCAACAATCCTCCACCTACTCTTCCATTCACTTTCCTTAAAAATCTTTTCTCATTACTCCTATCCTTTATTGCCCATTCAACAAATTTCTCTCCCCATCATCAAATTCCCTTTTACCACATTAAACCCTTATAACCAAACACCTCTATATATTCACTCCACCAAATAAGCACTTTTCTGAATCACTTTTTCTCTTCAAAGGGCTGTACGAAAATACCAGCAGTAGAAGATTCTCAACAAAACAATGTTTCACCAAGACAATTTGTGAAGAAGAGAAGGTTGTTGCCTACCTTTCAACAAAGGGCTTTGATTGAACCTAAATGTGGTAACTTAATCTCTTTTCCATATACAAGTTTTTAATTTCCTGCTTTGTTAGAGTATCAGAGGATTACTGGTCTAGTAGAAGATTCAGGAATTTTTTACCCGGATATGGTTAAGGAATTTTATGCAAATTTTTCTGTCGAACCTGGTTGTGTTCTTCGGACCAAAATTAATGATGTTACTATCTGTTTAACTCTAGCTGAACTAGGAGCATCTTTGAATATTCCATGTAGTGGTGAACGAATTTGAGTAGGTTTTACTCCGGATTCTCCAGCTTGGAGTGAATACTCTAAAGTTGGGTACTACTTTAGCATCTCCAGTGTCAATGAGGTAGTTTATCATGCGCATCGAGCTCGCACACAACGGTTGGTTCTGTCAAGCAAGTACCTCTTGGTTAGTGACCAAATGCTTCATTATATCCTTGCTTATGTCCTTGTCCCAAAAAGCTCCAACTACTCTCAAATAGGTGACACTGAGACGCAACTGATGTTTGCAATTAAGAAACGTTTGAAGGTGAATTGGGCATATGTCATTCTATATCATATGAACTACTCAAAAGGATTATCCGGTGCTTTACCATATGCTCGTGTAATTTCAAGAATCATGGAAGCTTATCATGTGAACCTTCGGCGAGAACCGACAAAAAAAATGGGTAAAAAGAATGTAATTAATATTGGCACTTGTGATAAAAACATGGGTATTTTTCAAGATGTTGATGGAATCTTTAAACACCTTGATGAGGCTCGTGTAACTTCTCGCCATCAAAATGGACATCGCATCCTTCAAAGAACAAGATAAtaatgaagatgaagaggaagGTGACAATGCAGGAGAAGACGAGGACATGAATGATGATTAGCTTTGATATGTTATTCTTCTTGTATTTTTGTGACTTTCTATtaaatcaagctctcctcttcaaatgaatgacatGAGTGAGTTATAATGTTGTATTGGAGatatttgaatcatattttgagccatggagccatgtcctgattaaaagtaaACTCCCcatatgaattaggtcaaaaaccctaatttgtgtaCCAGATGAAATTGGAAGTTATTGATCTTAAATTGAGCCATTCTTGGACTTTAATTTTGATGGTATAAGCATATGAGAATGATTGAACTCCTTTAtgggtctcaaaaccctaatcttgttCGAGCTTCTTGACCAACCACCTACCTTgggaaacaagcaacaagcaaaacacaatctctttttttatatatttttgttagtaaatgggatatgaataataatgatgataatgatgataatgatgatgatgatgatgatgatcacactatGCACAAAATGATGTGGGATCTCAGGGTCAAAAGAGGCCAGCTTGTAAAATCTTAGCACAGGTCTTTGAGGTGCTCACATGTCCTCCATAGGGAGCGGAATGACAATGAGAAATTATATCTTCTACTTCATCTTCGAGGACACACCGAAGGAAGATACCATCGGTGCCTCTTTTGAAAAGCAGTGGTTGGTCCCAATAATATTGTTTGAGATCATGAAAGAATTTCTTCTTTTGTTAGTATATTAGATCAGAGGGTAGTACTCCAGCCGCTAAGTAGTTGACAAAGTCAGCGTACCAAGGCAGCGTGGTTTTTGTGCAAACTGCTTCTACAACCTCATTTGTTTCGATATCATTATAAGTCAGAGAATTTTTAAGCGAATTACTTTCTGAATGGGCTaggagtctttcataagggaaatcgtcATTAATAGGTACATTTTCAGATTGGATACCTTCCATTCTTGATGAGTGATCAGCTACCACATTTTTCGTGCCTTTCTTGTCTTTGATTTCTAATTTGAACTCTTGTAAGAGTGGGATCCACCTAAGTCTTAGTTTGGCATCCTTTCTACTCAATAGGTATCTAATTGCGGCATGATCGATATAGATAATTATTTTTGCTCCTACTAGGTAAGATCTAAATTTATCTAAAGCGAACACGACAGCTAAGAGTTCCTTTTTTATGGAAGCGTAGTTCATCTGCGCAGGATCTAGGGTTCTACTAGCGTAATAAATTGCATGAAGCTttttatcctttctttgtcctaaaACTGCACCTGCAGCATagtcacttgcgtcacacattatctCAAATGGTTGGTTCCAATCTGGAGGTTGCATAATCAG
It encodes:
- the LOC131624016 gene encoding uncharacterized protein LOC131624016 translates to MYDDPPVEDENFMLLVKRLGKFFGKNDKSSHVKSKKHFRKKEASTSTQYVTCYECGKQGHIKPNCPKLSNSGGVKGKKYFKNKKPYVAWEDNEISSSSDSDSDESANLELMASHHFNDEDNKVSNEFSIYGNDAQGAINELLNECKILCRTVSTQEKQIKSLEEKMDTMQKDLEVDKKQYVDKEEQKSTFCNKTIFVKASDQTSQEKVNKPKVVHYHHRFRSNFVPTCFYYGISGHTLNAFYVNNFSVASENYVWVCLETTSNIWYLDSGCSNHMTGDINKFSNLKLKADGYVT